One genomic region from Ornithinicoccus hortensis encodes:
- a CDS encoding IS110 family transposase, with product MTSVTDLRDVVDTVIGVDTHVQTHSAAVVDARTGGVLEEITVEATTDGYARLVEFANEHAALRAWAIEGTGGHGAGLTRHLERNQEVVVELDRPERAKRRNGAKSDPLDAIRAAREALSRAKLGTPRSGGDRQALSVLLAARRSAVNASTDAQRQLFSLLIAAPEPIRERFRGQKVPAMIRTAAKMRLNSTWDLETTTTVRTLRALARRARALSKEAAEHENAIRAIVLAWRPDVLAQPGVGPIVAATVLCAWSHPGRIHSEAAFAMLAGVAPIPANSGQVTTRHRLNRYGDRQLNRALHTIALSRIHYDQTTREYVTRRTAEGKTNREITRCLKRYIARDLYRLLEAGPIRP from the coding sequence ATGACCAGTGTGACCGATCTACGTGACGTCGTCGATACCGTCATCGGCGTCGACACCCACGTCCAGACTCACTCAGCGGCCGTGGTCGACGCGCGGACCGGCGGTGTGCTTGAGGAGATCACCGTCGAAGCCACGACCGACGGCTATGCCCGACTGGTGGAGTTCGCTAACGAGCACGCAGCACTGCGGGCGTGGGCGATCGAAGGCACCGGCGGGCACGGCGCCGGCCTGACCCGGCACCTCGAGCGCAACCAGGAGGTCGTGGTCGAGCTCGACCGTCCCGAACGCGCTAAGCGACGTAACGGCGCCAAGTCCGACCCGCTCGACGCGATCCGCGCCGCCCGCGAAGCACTGTCCCGCGCGAAGCTCGGCACCCCGCGCAGTGGCGGGGACCGCCAGGCGCTCTCGGTGCTGCTGGCCGCGCGCCGGTCCGCAGTCAACGCCTCCACCGACGCCCAACGCCAGCTGTTCAGCCTCCTCATCGCCGCGCCCGAGCCGATCCGCGAGCGGTTCCGCGGCCAGAAGGTCCCGGCGATGATCAGGACCGCGGCGAAAATGCGTCTGAACTCAACGTGGGACCTGGAGACCACTACGACCGTCAGGACCTTGCGCGCCCTGGCCCGGCGGGCACGTGCCCTGTCGAAGGAGGCCGCCGAGCACGAGAACGCCATCCGGGCGATCGTGCTGGCCTGGCGCCCCGACGTCCTGGCCCAGCCCGGTGTCGGGCCGATCGTGGCCGCGACCGTGCTGTGCGCCTGGTCCCACCCAGGCCGGATCCACTCCGAGGCCGCCTTCGCGATGCTCGCCGGCGTAGCCCCGATCCCGGCCAACAGCGGCCAGGTCACCACCCGACACCGCCTCAACCGGTACGGCGACCGACAGCTCAACCGGGCACTGCACACCATCGCGCTCTCCCGCATCCACTACGACCAAACCACCCGCGAATACGTCACCCGTCGCACCGCCGAGGGCAAGACCAACCGCGAAATCACACGCTGCCTCAAGCGCTACATCGCTCGCGATCTCTACCGCCTGCTCGAAGCAGGCCCGATCAGGCCTTGA
- a CDS encoding substrate-binding domain-containing protein, translating into MSARLTIADGAREAGCFADDGLARVAGDGPSPGRDPGGVVGDRATAARGAGRDGICVLVDAFAAGTLTALRDAWRSVPDDVPVATRCGGRRAELADPPLTALDLHLPQVAERAVDLLLRVLAGETPSETPVGPAPSLVTRRSTGA; encoded by the coding sequence ATGTCCGCACGTCTGACGATTGCCGATGGCGCCCGCGAGGCAGGGTGTTTCGCGGACGACGGTCTCGCACGCGTTGCGGGGGATGGGCCAAGTCCAGGACGCGACCCGGGCGGGGTCGTCGGAGACCGAGCGACTGCTGCGCGAGGTGCCGGACGTGATGGGATCTGCGTCCTGGTCGACGCCTTCGCGGCGGGCACCCTGACCGCCCTGCGCGACGCTTGGCGCTCGGTCCCCGACGACGTCCCCGTCGCCACCCGGTGTGGCGGGCGCCGGGCGGAGCTCGCGGACCCGCCGCTCACGGCCCTGGACCTGCACCTCCCCCAGGTGGCGGAGCGGGCGGTCGACCTGCTCCTGCGAGTCCTGGCCGGTGAGACGCCCTCGGAGACCCCGGTCGGCCCCGCCCCCAGCCTGGTCACCCGACGCTCCACCGGCGCCTGA
- a CDS encoding sulfite exporter TauE/SafE family protein — MTLAYALLVATVLVAAFIQGSTGMGFALISVPVFSLIEPSLIPVVVLFLMLPLNAYVAYRERAAIHWFGARWITLGRFLGTFAGLWILTVISGRSLEFFIGVSTVAAALLALAAPEFTPGRNMLGVVGLVTGVTETSTGIGGPPLALAYQHASGPTLRATVALCFLVGEVISLVGLGVSEVISEQMLRDTATLVVPLLLGAWLSRFVHHRLDGPIVRILVLVFSVVSGLAVILRAL; from the coding sequence ATGACGCTGGCGTATGCCCTTCTGGTCGCCACCGTCCTGGTGGCCGCCTTCATCCAGGGATCCACCGGTATGGGGTTCGCGCTCATCTCGGTCCCGGTGTTCAGCCTGATCGAGCCCAGCCTGATCCCGGTGGTGGTGCTGTTCCTGATGCTGCCGCTCAACGCCTACGTTGCCTACCGGGAACGGGCGGCGATCCACTGGTTCGGCGCCCGGTGGATCACCCTCGGCCGCTTTCTCGGGACCTTCGCCGGGCTGTGGATCCTCACCGTGATCTCCGGCCGGTCGTTGGAGTTCTTCATCGGGGTCTCGACGGTGGCCGCCGCGCTCCTGGCCCTGGCCGCACCCGAGTTCACCCCGGGGCGCAACATGCTCGGGGTGGTGGGCCTGGTGACGGGGGTGACCGAGACGTCGACCGGCATCGGCGGACCGCCGCTAGCCCTGGCATACCAACACGCCAGCGGTCCGACGCTGCGGGCGACCGTCGCGCTGTGCTTCCTGGTCGGTGAGGTCATCTCCCTGGTGGGCCTTGGGGTGAGTGAGGTGATCAGCGAACAGATGTTGCGGGACACGGCGACCCTGGTCGTTCCGCTGCTCCTGGGGGCGTGGCTGAGCCGCTTCGTGCACCACCGGCTGGACGGTCCCATCGTGCGGATCCTGGTGCTCGTCTTCTCGGTCGTCTCGGGCTTGGCGGTCATCCTGCGGGCCCTGTGA